Within bacterium, the genomic segment ACTTGCCTTCCATCTTTTGCTATCGTTCTGTCTGGTTACTGGTTACTGGTTACTGGTTACTGGTTACTGATCACTGATCACTGATCACTGATCACTGATTACTGAATCGGAGATTCCCCCCTATGGCCAAACTCATCGTCATGTTCAACGAAAAGGTCATCCGCGAGGTCCACGTGGGCAACGAGCCCGTTAAGGTGGGGCGCGACCCGTCCAACCAGATCAAGCTGGACAACCCGGCGGTGTCCCGGTTCCACGCCGAGATCTACCGGCAGGGGTATCCCTTCTTCGTGGAGGACAAGAACAGCACCAACGGGGTGTTCGTCAATGACCTGAAAGTGAGCTGGAAGCAGGGGATCAAGGAGGGCGACCGGATCACGGTGGGGAAGCACACCCTTTTGTTCAGGGCGGATCCCACCGACTACGGTG encodes:
- a CDS encoding FHA domain-containing protein; the encoded protein is MAKLIVMFNEKVIREVHVGNEPVKVGRDPSNQIKLDNPAVSRFHAEIYRQGYPFFVEDKNSTNGVFVNDLKVSWKQGIKEGDRITVGKHTLLFRADPTDYGEGKNVSLADIDGTIALDSSKAGKKR